From Clostridia bacterium, the proteins below share one genomic window:
- a CDS encoding DivIVA domain-containing protein, with protein MIYPKDIKAKQFSKSFSGYKMEEVDVFLDEVAADYEKMLTDNAELIKKIEVVVAKLEEYRGNEESISNALLNAQKINEQVIREGKNKADLIIREATFKAERLVKNAQKDVEQEQETLNVLRKEVSDFRARLFAIYRSHLDMIDSLPYVEDEKEEPAPELPEEAQEQSTETAEPAPSAETVSAPEAPAAEPAPEAPAEEDVSIFKPEEAAAAAPEAPAAPEAPEAAEDAEPEDSADGQLLFGSAAEKFKDIDIKFGSDYDFDKE; from the coding sequence ATGATTTATCCGAAAGATATCAAAGCGAAGCAGTTTTCAAAGAGCTTCAGCGGCTATAAAATGGAAGAGGTCGACGTTTTTCTCGACGAGGTCGCCGCGGATTACGAGAAGATGCTCACCGATAACGCCGAATTGATAAAGAAGATCGAAGTCGTCGTTGCCAAGCTCGAGGAATACCGCGGCAACGAGGAGTCGATTTCAAACGCTCTTCTCAATGCCCAGAAGATAAACGAGCAGGTCATCAGAGAAGGTAAAAACAAGGCGGATCTCATCATCAGAGAAGCGACCTTCAAGGCGGAACGCCTTGTGAAGAACGCGCAGAAGGACGTCGAGCAGGAGCAGGAGACTCTGAACGTTCTGCGCAAGGAGGTTTCGGATTTCCGCGCCAGACTTTTCGCGATATACCGCAGCCATCTCGATATGATCGATTCGCTGCCTTACGTTGAGGATGAGAAGGAAGAGCCCGCGCCCGAGCTGCCTGAAGAAGCTCAGGAGCAGTCTACGGAAACCGCCGAGCCGGCGCCTTCGGCAGAAACGGTATCTGCGCCCGAAGCTCCGGCCGCCGAACCGGCTCCGGAAGCTCCCGCGGAAGAGGACGTCAGCATCTTCAAGCCTGAAGAGGCTGCAGCGGCGGCTCCCGAAGCGCCTGCTGCGCCCGAAGCGCCCGAGGCCGCCGAGGATGCGGAGCCCGAGGACTCTGCGGACGGTCAGCTCCTTTTCGGCAGCGCCGCCGAAAAGTTCAAGGATATCGACATCAAGTTCGGATCGGACTATGATTTTGACAAAGAATAA
- a CDS encoding triose-phosphate isomerase encodes MNKDLRSAIIAGNWKMNKTPSEAAKLIEELKAAMPEPDCEVVVCVPAIDIPAVAEAIKGSRIHLGAQNVHFEPSGAFTGEISASMLAEMGVEYVIVGHSERRQYFGETNETVNLRAKAAIAAGLTPIICVGETLEQREQGITDDLISMQTKIAFNGIEKEDAINCVIAYEPVWAIGTGKTATAEQANEVCQLIRDTIGVLYDDETADGISIQYGGSMNAKNCAELLAMEDIDGGLIGGASLKAPDFSVIIDAASK; translated from the coding sequence ATGAATAAAGACCTCAGAAGCGCCATTATCGCCGGCAACTGGAAGATGAACAAGACTCCGTCCGAAGCGGCGAAGCTCATCGAGGAGCTCAAGGCCGCCATGCCCGAGCCCGACTGCGAAGTCGTCGTCTGCGTTCCCGCCATCGACATCCCCGCAGTCGCGGAAGCGATAAAGGGCAGCCGTATACATCTCGGCGCGCAGAACGTGCATTTCGAGCCCAGCGGCGCCTTCACCGGCGAGATCTCCGCGTCCATGCTCGCGGAAATGGGCGTTGAATACGTTATCGTCGGCCACAGTGAACGCCGCCAGTACTTCGGCGAGACCAACGAAACGGTCAACCTCCGCGCCAAAGCGGCGATCGCCGCCGGACTTACCCCCATCATCTGCGTCGGCGAAACGCTCGAGCAGCGTGAGCAGGGGATAACCGACGACCTGATCTCCATGCAGACGAAGATCGCCTTCAACGGCATTGAGAAGGAAGACGCGATCAACTGCGTCATCGCCTACGAGCCCGTGTGGGCGATAGGCACCGGCAAGACCGCCACCGCCGAGCAGGCGAACGAGGTCTGCCAGCTCATCAGAGACACCATCGGCGTCCTCTACGACGACGAGACCGCGGACGGCATCTCCATTCAGTACGGCGGCTCCATGAACGCGAAGAACTGCGCCGAGCTGCTCGCGATGGAAGACATCGACGGCGGCCTTATCGGCGGCGCTTCGCTGAAGGCCCCCGACTTCTCTGTCATCATCGACGCGGCTTCCAAGTAA
- the lspA gene encoding signal peptidase II, which yields MLLFFLLSAALVATDQITKALAVAYLKPVTTVPIIRDVLHLTYRENTGAAFSILNGFRWGFVILAVIVCGIVIYINVSRKIDSKLFYASSILVVAGAIGNVIDRIATGAVVDFIDFRLIDFPVFNFADICLTVGVAMLFIYFLFFYGKEKKTVKTEETPDEDNGN from the coding sequence ATGCTGTTGTTCTTTCTGCTTTCCGCCGCGCTCGTCGCCACGGATCAGATAACGAAAGCGCTCGCCGTCGCGTATCTCAAGCCGGTCACGACCGTTCCGATAATACGGGACGTGCTTCACCTGACCTACCGCGAGAATACCGGCGCGGCGTTCAGCATACTCAACGGCTTCCGATGGGGCTTCGTGATACTCGCGGTAATAGTCTGCGGAATAGTGATATATATCAACGTTTCGCGCAAGATTGACTCGAAGCTCTTCTACGCGTCGTCGATACTCGTCGTCGCGGGCGCGATCGGGAACGTGATCGACCGTATCGCGACCGGAGCGGTCGTCGATTTCATAGATTTCCGGCTGATCGATTTTCCGGTGTTCAACTTTGCGGATATCTGCCTTACCGTCGGAGTTGCGATGCTCTTTATCTATTTCCTGTTTTTCTACGGCAAAGAGAAAAAGACCGTGAAGACGGAGGAAACGCCCGATGAGGATAACGGTAACTGA
- a CDS encoding RluA family pseudouridine synthase, producing MRITVTEETAGTRLDAVVSASGEFSRSAAQKLIESGAVEINGAPVTAKNHKTKAGDEIVVTPPEAEPLDMAPAEIPLSVLYEDSDLLVVDKPVGMVVHPAPGNYSDTLVNALLAHCGDSLSGINGVTRPGIVHRIDKETSGVLLVAKNDKAHLSLAEQIKEHTARREYLAVVHGRFPKKEGTVNAPIGRSRADRKKMAVTAVNSKPAVTHYEVLEEFDKYSLILCRLETGRTHQIRVHMAHIGHPVAGDRQYGRTTDLPLTHQCLHAARITFRHPSTGEEMTVEAPLPDYFTETLSVLRKGDAHGKTETY from the coding sequence ATGAGGATAACGGTAACTGAAGAAACCGCGGGAACGCGGCTCGACGCGGTCGTATCCGCTTCCGGGGAGTTCTCGCGCTCCGCGGCGCAGAAGCTCATCGAGTCGGGCGCGGTCGAAATCAACGGAGCGCCCGTTACCGCGAAGAACCATAAGACGAAGGCGGGCGACGAGATAGTCGTCACACCTCCGGAAGCCGAGCCGCTCGATATGGCTCCGGCTGAGATACCGCTTTCCGTGCTCTACGAGGACTCCGACCTGCTCGTCGTGGACAAGCCCGTCGGAATGGTCGTTCACCCCGCGCCGGGGAACTATTCCGATACGCTCGTCAACGCGCTTCTCGCGCACTGCGGCGATTCGCTCTCCGGCATAAACGGAGTGACGCGCCCGGGCATCGTCCACCGCATAGACAAGGAGACGAGCGGGGTGCTGCTCGTCGCGAAAAACGACAAGGCGCACCTTTCGCTCGCGGAGCAGATAAAGGAGCACACGGCGCGCAGGGAATACCTAGCCGTCGTCCACGGCCGCTTCCCGAAAAAAGAGGGCACAGTCAACGCGCCGATCGGGCGCAGCCGCGCCGACCGCAAGAAGATGGCGGTCACGGCGGTCAATTCAAAGCCTGCGGTCACGCACTACGAAGTGCTTGAAGAATTCGACAAATACTCGCTGATCCTCTGCCGCCTCGAGACCGGCAGAACGCATCAGATACGCGTCCACATGGCGCATATCGGACACCCCGTCGCGGGGGACAGGCAATACGGCAGGACAACCGACCTGCCGCTGACGCATCAATGCCTCCACGCGGCGAGAATAACCTTCCGCCACCCTTCAACGGGCGAAGAGATGACGGTCGAAGCGCCGCTGCCCGACTATTTCACCGAAACGCTCAGCGTTTTGAGAAAGGGAGATGCTCATGGAAAAACAGAAACTTACTGA
- a CDS encoding transketolase has protein sequence MEKQKLTELAVFAEKVRLAALEGIYNAASGHPGGSLSIAEVVTYLYNCEMRIRPDQPDWEDRDRFVLSKGHCAPAVYAALGLKGYFDVKEVANLRKLGHFLQGHPDMKGVPGIDMSTGSLGQGISAACGMALAAKLDGRDYRVYTILGDGESQEGQVYEALMFAAHYNLDNLVVMIDYNGLQIDGDITKVMSPLPFADKFRAFNFNVFEADGHDFESIAAALDAARAAKGKPSGIILRTVKGKGVSFMENNPAWHGSAPKQEQYEIAKAELEARLEAAQKGELR, from the coding sequence ATGGAAAAACAGAAACTTACTGAGCTTGCCGTCTTCGCGGAAAAGGTACGCCTCGCCGCGCTTGAGGGCATCTACAACGCCGCCTCGGGACATCCCGGCGGATCGCTTTCGATCGCGGAAGTCGTAACGTATCTGTATAACTGTGAAATGCGCATACGTCCCGATCAGCCCGACTGGGAAGACAGAGACAGATTCGTTTTATCCAAGGGGCACTGCGCGCCCGCCGTCTACGCCGCGCTCGGTCTGAAGGGCTACTTCGACGTCAAAGAGGTCGCGAATCTCCGTAAGCTCGGGCACTTCCTTCAGGGTCACCCCGATATGAAGGGCGTTCCCGGCATCGATATGTCCACCGGCTCGCTGGGGCAGGGCATTTCCGCCGCCTGCGGAATGGCGCTCGCCGCGAAGCTCGACGGAAGGGACTACCGCGTTTACACAATCCTCGGCGACGGCGAAAGCCAGGAGGGACAGGTCTACGAAGCCCTCATGTTCGCCGCGCACTACAACCTCGATAACCTCGTCGTGATGATCGACTATAACGGCCTGCAGATAGACGGCGATATAACGAAGGTCATGTCGCCTCTGCCGTTTGCCGATAAGTTCAGGGCGTTCAACTTCAACGTCTTTGAGGCGGACGGGCACGACTTCGAGTCCATCGCCGCCGCGCTTGACGCCGCGAGAGCCGCGAAGGGCAAGCCGAGCGGCATAATCCTCCGCACTGTCAAGGGCAAGGGCGTTTCGTTTATGGAAAACAACCCCGCCTGGCACGGCTCCGCGCCGAAGCAGGAGCAGTACGAGATCGCGAAGGCGGAGCTCGAGGCGCGTCTTGAAGCGGCGCAGAAAGGGGAACTGAGATGA
- the ileS gene encoding isoleucine--tRNA ligase produces the protein MQSDYNATLNLPKTEFSMRANLPQREPELLEKQKQDNFYDTLIKHNEGKPLYVLHDGPPYANGDIHLGHALNKVLKDIIVRYKNMAGYCSPYIPGWDTHGLPIERQVIKKYGPPRGDIVGFRKHCREFALQYVETQKEQFKRLGVIGRFDKPYLTLNPEFEAKQIEIFGKMAEKGYIYKGLKPVYWCPADETALAEAEIEYSDDKCDSIYVKFAVADDKGKLAQYGIDRAKTYFVIWTTTTWTLPGNLAICLGPEFEYNIVSANGEYYIMAKELTESSMKAAGISDYAIAASGIKGSEFEYMTAKHPFLDRESLIIVGDHVTLESGTGCVHTAPGHGEEDFVVCKNYPEIGIVVPVDGKGRLTEEAGRFAGLKTDEANKEIAAYLKETGALFAIEEIIHPYPHCWRCHNPIIYRATEQWFCSVEAIKPQTMEAISTVEWMPKWGEERIRSMVSDRADWCISRQRIWGVPIPIFYCEECGHEHIDPEAIKAVSELFRREGSDAWYSTDAADILPAGTKCSKCGCDKFRKETDIMDVWFDSGSSHAAVLSEENGLSEPCDLYLEGNDQYRGWFQSSLLTSVATAGIAPYRSVLTHGMIIDLEGRKMSKSLGNGISPQDIIKEYGADILRLWISSADYRNDVKVSKEILKQLAEVYRKIRNTERFILGNLYDFDPEKDAVPFEQLTELDKWACYALDALIDKAAKAYDAFDFHVIYHAVYSFCVLDMSSFYLDIIKDRLYVEKADSLSRRAAQTVIYNVLNAIVKIVAPILSFTSEEAWQFIRHTAGEDGRSVFFNDFPKAQGLSAPEEFTAKWDKIIAVRNDVQKALELARAEKKIGASLEAVVTVYADADEKAFLDTVPDLAQLFIVSGVKISCDAAPADAVAGENAGVSVLVAKAEGEKCQRCWAYTGDVGYDEKHLTLCKRCASIIE, from the coding sequence ATGCAGTCTGATTACAACGCTACTCTGAATTTACCCAAGACCGAGTTCTCGATGCGCGCCAACCTGCCGCAGAGAGAGCCGGAGCTTCTTGAAAAGCAGAAACAGGATAATTTTTACGATACCCTCATTAAGCATAATGAGGGTAAACCCTTATATGTGCTTCACGACGGGCCTCCCTACGCCAACGGCGACATACACCTCGGCCACGCGCTGAACAAGGTGCTGAAGGACATAATCGTCCGCTACAAGAATATGGCGGGCTACTGTTCTCCCTACATTCCCGGCTGGGATACCCACGGTCTGCCCATCGAGCGCCAGGTCATCAAGAAGTACGGCCCGCCGAGAGGGGATATAGTCGGCTTCCGCAAGCACTGCCGCGAGTTCGCGCTGCAGTACGTCGAAACTCAGAAGGAGCAGTTCAAGCGCCTCGGCGTCATCGGCCGCTTCGACAAGCCCTATCTCACGCTCAACCCCGAGTTTGAGGCGAAGCAGATCGAGATCTTCGGCAAAATGGCGGAGAAGGGCTATATCTACAAGGGGCTGAAGCCTGTCTACTGGTGCCCCGCGGACGAAACCGCGCTTGCCGAGGCGGAGATCGAATACTCCGACGACAAGTGCGACTCCATCTACGTCAAGTTCGCCGTCGCGGACGACAAGGGCAAGCTCGCGCAGTACGGTATCGACCGCGCAAAGACCTACTTCGTTATCTGGACGACTACCACCTGGACCCTGCCCGGCAACCTCGCCATATGCCTCGGTCCGGAGTTTGAATACAACATAGTATCGGCAAACGGCGAATACTATATTATGGCCAAGGAGCTCACCGAGTCCTCGATGAAGGCCGCCGGCATAAGCGATTACGCGATCGCCGCCTCCGGCATCAAGGGCAGCGAGTTCGAGTATATGACCGCGAAGCACCCCTTCCTCGACCGCGAATCGCTTATCATCGTAGGCGACCACGTCACGCTCGAAAGCGGCACCGGCTGCGTACATACCGCTCCCGGCCACGGCGAAGAGGACTTCGTCGTCTGCAAGAACTACCCCGAGATCGGCATCGTTGTTCCCGTCGACGGGAAGGGCAGACTGACCGAGGAAGCGGGCAGGTTTGCCGGCCTGAAGACCGACGAGGCGAACAAAGAGATCGCCGCATATCTGAAAGAAACCGGCGCGCTCTTTGCGATAGAGGAGATAATCCACCCCTATCCGCACTGCTGGCGCTGCCACAACCCGATAATCTACCGCGCCACCGAGCAGTGGTTCTGCTCCGTCGAGGCGATAAAGCCGCAGACTATGGAAGCGATCTCCACCGTCGAGTGGATGCCCAAATGGGGAGAAGAGAGGATTCGCTCCATGGTCAGCGACCGCGCCGACTGGTGCATCTCCCGTCAGCGCATCTGGGGCGTTCCGATCCCGATCTTCTACTGCGAGGAATGCGGCCACGAGCATATCGACCCCGAAGCGATCAAAGCGGTTTCCGAGCTTTTCCGCAGAGAAGGCTCCGACGCGTGGTACTCCACCGACGCCGCGGATATTCTTCCCGCCGGCACGAAGTGCTCCAAGTGCGGCTGCGATAAGTTCCGCAAGGAAACCGACATTATGGACGTCTGGTTCGACTCCGGCAGCTCCCACGCCGCCGTGCTGAGCGAAGAGAACGGCCTTTCCGAGCCCTGCGACCTCTATCTCGAAGGCAACGACCAGTACAGGGGCTGGTTCCAGTCCTCGCTGCTGACCTCCGTCGCCACCGCGGGCATCGCTCCTTACCGCAGCGTCCTGACTCACGGCATGATAATCGACCTCGAGGGCAGGAAGATGTCCAAGTCGCTCGGCAACGGCATCTCACCGCAGGACATCATCAAGGAATACGGCGCGGATATCCTCCGTCTGTGGATCTCCTCCGCCGACTACCGCAACGACGTCAAGGTCTCCAAGGAGATACTCAAGCAGCTCGCGGAGGTCTACCGCAAGATCAGAAACACCGAGCGCTTCATCCTCGGCAACCTTTACGACTTCGATCCGGAAAAGGACGCCGTTCCGTTTGAGCAGCTTACCGAGCTGGATAAGTGGGCGTGCTACGCGCTCGACGCGCTTATCGACAAGGCGGCGAAGGCTTACGACGCTTTCGACTTCCACGTCATCTACCACGCCGTTTACAGCTTCTGCGTGCTCGATATGTCGTCCTTCTACCTCGACATAATCAAAGACCGTCTCTATGTCGAGAAGGCGGATTCGCTCTCGCGCAGAGCCGCGCAGACGGTCATCTATAACGTGCTGAACGCCATCGTGAAGATAGTCGCGCCGATCCTTTCTTTCACGTCGGAGGAGGCGTGGCAGTTCATCCGCCACACCGCCGGAGAAGACGGAAGAAGCGTGTTCTTCAACGACTTCCCGAAGGCGCAGGGACTCTCCGCGCCCGAGGAGTTCACCGCCAAATGGGATAAGATCATCGCCGTCCGCAACGACGTGCAGAAAGCTCTCGAGCTCGCCCGCGCCGAGAAGAAGATCGGCGCCTCGCTCGAAGCGGTAGTCACCGTCTACGCCGACGCGGACGAAAAGGCGTTCCTCGATACCGTTCCGGATCTCGCGCAGCTCTTCATCGTCTCCGGCGTGAAGATCAGCTGCGACGCCGCTCCCGCGGACGCCGTGGCGGGTGAGAACGCGGGCGTTTCCGTCCTCGTCGCGAAAGCGGAGGGCGAGAAGTGCCAACGCTGCTGGGCGTACACCGGCGACGTCGGATACGACGAAAAGCACCTGACGCTCTGCAAGCGCTGCGCGTCGATTATAGAGTAA
- a CDS encoding phosphoglycerate kinase — MNKKTIEDMNLEGKKVLVRCDFNVPVKDGVITSDKRITGALPTIKYLVEKNCKVILCSHMGKPHNIFDAELKLSKKEIAKIDELPEEERAAATAAALEKAKGDKKKFSLKIVADKLNEYLGGIVTFAEDTVGEDAQAKVAALEPGKIVLLENTRFTKAEEKNDPEFSKKLASLAEVFVNDAFGTAHRAHASTAGVVTYGGLPAACGYLIQKEITIMGDALEAPQRPFVAILGGAKVSDKIGVITNLIEKVDTLIVGGGMAYTFYKAKGYGVGTSLLETDKVELAKEIMEKAAAKGVNFALPVDNVCAKEFSADAEPVVYACDAIPDDMMGLDIGPESVKKFSELIKDAKTVIWNGPMGVFEFEKFAVGTKAVAAAIAASDSVSIIGGGDSAAAVEQLGYADKMTHISTGGGASLEFLEGKTLPGIDCLDNK, encoded by the coding sequence ATGAACAAAAAGACCATTGAAGACATGAACCTTGAAGGCAAGAAAGTCCTCGTAAGATGCGACTTCAACGTACCCGTCAAGGACGGCGTCATCACCTCGGACAAAAGAATAACCGGCGCTCTGCCGACCATCAAGTATCTGGTTGAGAAGAACTGCAAGGTCATCCTTTGCTCCCATATGGGCAAGCCGCACAACATCTTCGACGCTGAGCTGAAGCTCAGCAAGAAGGAGATCGCCAAGATCGACGAGCTCCCCGAAGAGGAGAGAGCGGCCGCCACCGCCGCCGCGCTTGAAAAAGCGAAGGGCGACAAGAAAAAGTTTTCGCTCAAGATCGTTGCCGACAAGCTCAACGAGTACCTCGGCGGCATAGTCACCTTCGCCGAGGACACCGTCGGCGAGGATGCGCAGGCGAAGGTCGCGGCGCTCGAGCCCGGCAAGATCGTCCTGCTTGAAAACACCCGCTTCACCAAGGCGGAGGAGAAGAACGATCCCGAGTTCTCCAAGAAGCTCGCCTCGCTCGCCGAAGTCTTCGTCAACGACGCGTTCGGCACCGCGCACAGAGCGCACGCCTCCACCGCCGGCGTAGTCACCTACGGCGGACTTCCGGCTGCCTGCGGCTACCTCATTCAGAAAGAGATCACCATTATGGGCGACGCGCTCGAAGCGCCTCAGCGCCCCTTCGTCGCCATCCTCGGCGGCGCGAAGGTCTCCGATAAGATCGGCGTCATCACCAACCTGATCGAGAAGGTAGATACCCTCATCGTCGGCGGCGGCATGGCCTACACCTTCTACAAGGCGAAGGGCTACGGGGTCGGCACCTCGCTGCTCGAGACCGACAAGGTCGAGCTCGCCAAGGAGATCATGGAAAAGGCTGCCGCGAAGGGCGTCAATTTCGCGCTTCCGGTCGATAACGTCTGCGCGAAGGAATTCAGCGCCGACGCCGAGCCGGTCGTTTATGCCTGCGACGCGATCCCGGACGACATGATGGGCCTCGACATCGGACCGGAGTCCGTCAAGAAGTTCTCCGAGCTGATCAAGGACGCCAAGACGGTCATCTGGAACGGACCGATGGGCGTCTTCGAGTTCGAGAAGTTCGCGGTCGGCACCAAGGCCGTCGCGGCCGCGATCGCCGCGAGCGATTCCGTCAGCATCATTGGAGGCGGCGACTCAGCCGCTGCGGTCGAGCAGCTCGGCTACGCCGACAAGATGACCCACATCTCCACCGGCGGCGGCGCCTCGCTCGAGTTCCTCGAGGGCAAGACCCTCCCCGGCATCGACTGCCTCGACAACAAGTAA
- a CDS encoding transketolase family protein produces the protein MKATRESYGLTLAELGETNKDIVVLDADLSGSTKTAIFGKKFPDRFFNCGIAEGNMMSVAAGLAACGKTVFASSFAMFATGRAFEQIRNSICYPGLNVKVAASHAGVSVGEDGATHQCIEDISIMRSIPGMVVVSPADDAEACAAVRAAAEYNGPMYIRLGRLVYPDVYTPETCHFKLGKGDVLRDGSDVTIVATGLMLSESLIAADILEKEGISAAVINISTIKPIDAELLVKYAQKTGCIVTAEEHNIIGGLGSAVCEALSEHWPVPVSRVGINDVFGLSGKAKEVLAYFGLTGEKIAERAKMITKMKKA, from the coding sequence ATGAAAGCAACGAGAGAAAGCTACGGCCTGACGCTCGCGGAGCTCGGCGAGACCAATAAGGATATCGTCGTCCTCGACGCCGACCTTTCCGGCTCGACCAAGACCGCGATTTTCGGCAAAAAGTTTCCCGACAGATTCTTCAACTGCGGCATCGCGGAAGGCAATATGATGTCCGTCGCGGCGGGACTCGCCGCCTGCGGCAAGACCGTTTTCGCCAGCTCCTTCGCTATGTTCGCCACCGGCAGGGCGTTCGAGCAGATAAGAAACTCCATCTGCTATCCCGGCCTTAACGTAAAAGTCGCCGCGTCCCACGCGGGCGTTTCCGTGGGCGAGGACGGCGCGACTCACCAGTGCATCGAGGATATATCGATAATGCGTTCCATTCCCGGCATGGTGGTCGTCAGCCCCGCCGACGACGCGGAGGCGTGCGCGGCGGTACGCGCCGCCGCCGAGTATAACGGACCTATGTATATCCGCCTCGGCCGTCTCGTCTACCCGGACGTCTATACGCCCGAAACCTGTCATTTCAAGCTCGGCAAGGGCGACGTCCTGCGCGACGGCTCCGACGTGACCATCGTCGCGACCGGACTTATGCTTTCCGAGTCGCTGATCGCCGCCGATATACTTGAAAAAGAGGGGATAAGCGCCGCGGTAATCAACATCTCCACGATAAAGCCCATCGACGCCGAACTGCTCGTGAAATACGCGCAGAAGACCGGCTGCATCGTCACCGCCGAAGAGCATAATATCATCGGCGGGCTCGGCTCCGCGGTCTGCGAAGCGCTCAGCGAGCACTGGCCCGTTCCCGTCAGCCGCGTCGGCATAAACGACGTTTTCGGCTTGAGCGGCAAGGCGAAGGAGGTCCTCGCTTACTTCGGCCTCACCGGCGAAAAGATTGCCGAGAGAGCGAAGATGATAACGAAAATGAAAAAAGCGTGA